The Cryptomeria japonica chromosome 9, Sugi_1.0, whole genome shotgun sequence DNA segment ATTCGTCAAATTCATCTCAAAGACAATCTTGGTTTTATTTCTTATGATGTTAGGGTAAAAATTATTTCCTGACGAACCCATTTAGAACCATTCAACGTCATTCATAGACCCAGAAACTATCAACACCACAATGTATTTTTAATTCAGAATAGTTGCTGTTTTATCTTAAGGAGTATCTGTAAAAGAAGGTAACGGGCATTTTATATTTCATCTGTTTTGATGTCAGGGTCTTGCACTGAGCAAGATTTATTTCTTGATGAACCCATTTAGAATCATTCAATGTCATCCATAGACCAGACACTACTATGTATTTTCAATCAGAATAGTTGATATAGAATCTTAAGGAGTATCTGTAAAAGTATGATTAATGATGATGGGTAGTTTATATTTCATCTGTTATGATGTCAGGCCTCGCCCTCAGCAAGATCTATTTTTTGATGGACCCATTTAGAACTATTCAACACTATTTATAGACATACTAATGCACATTTTTTAATCAAAATAGTTGATGGTTTATCTTAAGAAGTATCTGTAAAAGTATGGTTAATGATAATGGGTATTGTATATGCAGGGTGTTTCCAGCAGAGGCATGTGATACAGTGGGAGGAGAATCCTGTGAAGGAAAAATTGGCACTGAAGTGCAGCTCAAGAGTGAGTCTTCTTCCACACAGACATCTCCACAAGCAGAGGGTATTGACAGGGAATATGTGGAATATAATTCCATTCCAAAGACGTAAGGGTTCTGacttttttttgggttttttccaGTTTTTGTGGGTCTTTTTTCTGGTCTACAGTTTGAATTTTGTGATGGGCATGAATTGAATGGTTTTATGTTTGTGGTCTAGTGTGTTTCCAGGTGAGGCCTGTGATGATCTGGGAGGAGAATTCTGTGAACCAGAGTACCAAAGTGGGGTTTTTAAGGAGAAAGAGCCCAGCAAGTAGAAGAAAGAGCCTCTGCAATTTATGTTGTATAAGAAATGTACTGAGTAGGGCTCTGTAAATAGATAGGGGCTCATCTGTACTGATCTGCTATGTGGGTTTTGGATATTCCATGCCAATATGATGAAGTATATATTAACTGTAACTTTACTGTATATGGCTTAATTATACTTTTAAACAATAGAGTGTACTTAATTATACTTTTAAACAATAGAATGTGCTTGTATTGATTTCAGAGATGTTTTTAGATATGAAATATAATACAGTTTACTATATGGGAAGGTTATGATGAAAAGTATAATACAGTTTAGAAAAAAATATAGGTTATGATGAAAAGTATAATACAGTTTACTATATGGGAAGGTTCAAAACTTCCTTGATAATAAGTAAAACCCCTTTGCTGAAGATTACAACCTTAAAGATATGTCCAAAAAGAGATGTGAAATGCATGATGTGAAATGTTGATATATTTGTTTGTATAGTGATTCTAGAAAATAGATAtttggagataattttgttttgtgatttttgaattattttttaataattactAATGATCCATGACTATCTACATATACAAGTTTCTAGATGCTCAATTTTGGATGATTTGATGCACAAGTTAACAAGTAATACTCAAATTCTAAAAATATCAATTCAGGGAGTAGGATTGGACTTAAAAAAGGGTAGACTAGACCATGATATAAACTAATTTAAGCCATTGAACCACATTTATAATATAGTCTAGGTTGAGATAGTACACAAAGGTTGCTTGGTATATACTGTTAAAGACTAGAATGATTGATTGGCTAAGAGATGTAGTGCTAGGATTGAGAGTTTTATAAGCCAAATAAGGCAAATTGAATACTCTATAAATGTATTTATCACAATAAAAAAAAGTAGGTGTAAAATAAAGGAATAAAAAGGGTAGGGTAGTGCTTTTACCCCTTATAAATGGAAGTGTTTTTTCTACACTTCACTAAGGTTAGAGTAGAGAGCTATA contains these protein-coding regions:
- the LOC131077059 gene encoding light-regulated protein 1, chloroplastic; translated protein: MQTTMAMTMSAPALSPAILCNNIQIRGAHLTSLSSLTKSKQKLVYRWRAMAADPYVDYNSSPKSVFPAEACDTVGGESCEGKIGTEVQLKSESSSTQTSPQAEGIDREYVEYNSIPKTVFPGEACDDLGGEFCEPEYQSGVFKEKEPSK